A single genomic interval of Microbacterium sp. BLY harbors:
- a CDS encoding cation:proton antiporter: MDASDVGLVLIPLLAVAAPLLARGVRPLVRVPIVVFELVLGILVGPALLGWVEPGPVLEKLSDFGLAVLFFIAGSEIDFRQVSGRPLVRASLGWLLSVLLGIGLGFFFAPGEGMVVIGIALSSTALGTLMPILRDAKELDTPFGHAISTIGAVGEFLPLIAISIFLSTRATPLATAVLLTFVVLAGLAVLLARRMPHGRLHGLVRATLHTSDQFGVRFVILLIAALVGLSVMLDLDMLLGAFVAGAIWRIIMARAPEKDAEDVESKIEGIAFGFLVPVFFVYTGVTFDLEALLASPSAMSLVPVFLLALLVIRGSAAQLSAPTGASRRDRAALGLLAATGLPIIVAVTAIGVDQDMLDSGTAAALVGAGMLSVLLYPLIGMTLHGDRAQVAGPRLADQTTLGEL; the protein is encoded by the coding sequence GTGGATGCGAGCGACGTCGGGCTGGTGCTGATCCCGCTGCTGGCGGTGGCCGCGCCACTTCTCGCCCGCGGGGTGCGTCCGCTCGTCCGGGTGCCGATCGTCGTCTTCGAGCTCGTCCTCGGCATCCTCGTCGGGCCGGCGCTGCTGGGCTGGGTGGAACCGGGACCGGTGCTGGAGAAGCTCAGCGACTTCGGCCTCGCCGTGCTGTTCTTCATCGCCGGTTCGGAGATCGACTTCCGTCAGGTGTCGGGGAGGCCGCTCGTCCGGGCGTCGCTCGGCTGGCTGCTCAGCGTGCTGCTGGGCATCGGCCTCGGGTTCTTCTTCGCCCCCGGCGAGGGCATGGTCGTGATCGGCATCGCCCTCAGCTCGACGGCCCTCGGCACCCTCATGCCGATCCTTCGTGACGCGAAGGAGCTGGACACCCCGTTCGGGCACGCCATCAGCACGATCGGCGCGGTCGGGGAGTTCCTGCCGCTCATCGCGATCTCGATCTTCCTCAGCACCCGCGCGACGCCGCTCGCGACCGCGGTGCTGCTGACCTTCGTCGTCCTGGCCGGGCTCGCCGTCCTCCTCGCCCGCCGCATGCCGCACGGGCGCCTGCACGGCTTGGTGCGCGCGACGCTGCACACCTCCGACCAGTTCGGGGTGCGGTTCGTCATCCTCCTCATCGCCGCGCTGGTCGGTCTCAGCGTGATGCTGGATCTGGACATGCTGCTCGGCGCCTTCGTCGCCGGTGCGATCTGGCGCATCATCATGGCGCGCGCACCGGAGAAGGACGCGGAGGACGTCGAGAGCAAGATCGAGGGCATCGCCTTCGGGTTCCTCGTCCCGGTGTTCTTCGTCTACACCGGCGTGACGTTCGACCTGGAGGCGCTGCTGGCGTCCCCCTCCGCGATGTCGCTGGTGCCGGTGTTCCTGCTGGCGCTCCTGGTGATCCGCGGATCGGCCGCTCAGCTCTCGGCGCCGACCGGCGCGAGCCGCCGAGACCGGGCCGCGCTCGGTCTGCTCGCCGCCACCGGCCTGCCGATCATCGTGGCCGTCACGGCGATCGGCGTGGACCAGGACATGCTCGACTCCGGGACCGCGGCCGCCCTCGTCGGGGCGGGCATGCTGTCGGTGCTCCTGTATCCGCTGATCGGGATGACCCTTCACGGCGATCGCGCGCAGGTCGCCGGTCCGCGCCTCGCCGACCAGACCACGCTGGGGGAACTGTGA
- a CDS encoding type II toxin-antitoxin system VapC family toxin, producing MIYLDSCILICAVEDAGPRGDAVRRALREVDVAVASSALALHECLVLPARERNPELRDRYLALFERMETVALDAAAFIRSAELRADFGLKTPDALHLAAAQLSGCTELWTNDKRLAAASHGLAVDILDR from the coding sequence ATGATCTATCTCGACTCGTGCATCCTCATCTGTGCGGTGGAGGACGCCGGCCCGAGAGGCGACGCGGTGCGGCGGGCCCTCCGCGAGGTGGATGTCGCGGTGGCCTCCAGTGCGCTGGCGCTCCACGAGTGCCTCGTGCTGCCCGCGCGCGAGCGCAATCCGGAGCTGCGCGACCGGTACCTGGCTCTCTTCGAGCGGATGGAGACCGTCGCACTCGATGCGGCCGCGTTCATCCGGTCGGCCGAGCTCCGGGCCGACTTCGGGCTGAAGACCCCTGACGCGCTGCACCTCGCCGCCGCCCAGCTGTCCGGGTGCACGGAGCTGTGGACGAACGACAAGCGCCTCGCAGCCGCGTCGCACGGGCTCGCCGTGGACATCCTCGACCGCTGA
- the purU gene encoding formyltetrahydrofolate deformylase — MTQPDTARLLIACDDQPGIVAAVAGVLAQHGANIISLDQHSTDSEGGRFFQRTVIHLDGLAAARPALEADIATVAERFGMEWSLHDVARRKRVAIFVSKYDHCLMELLWRTQRGQLDIDITMVVSNHPDLAEAVRSFGVPFVHIPSTDKQAMEQRQLDLLRGNVDLVVLARYMQILSDDFITRLEAPVINIHHSFLPAFIGANPYARAKERGVKLIGATAHYATADLDEGPIIEQDVTRVTHSESAAELQSRGADVERLVLARAVQWHAEDRVIVHGRSTVIL; from the coding sequence ATGACCCAGCCCGATACCGCCCGACTGCTGATCGCCTGCGACGATCAGCCCGGCATCGTCGCCGCGGTCGCCGGCGTGCTCGCCCAGCACGGGGCGAACATCATCTCGCTCGACCAGCATTCGACCGACTCCGAGGGAGGCCGGTTCTTCCAGCGCACCGTCATCCACCTCGACGGGCTGGCCGCCGCGCGTCCCGCGCTGGAAGCCGACATCGCGACGGTCGCCGAGCGCTTCGGCATGGAGTGGTCGCTGCACGACGTCGCCCGCCGCAAGCGCGTCGCGATCTTCGTCTCGAAGTACGACCACTGCCTCATGGAGCTGCTGTGGCGCACGCAGCGCGGACAGCTGGACATCGACATCACCATGGTCGTCTCGAACCACCCCGACCTCGCCGAGGCGGTCCGCTCGTTCGGCGTCCCGTTCGTGCACATCCCCTCGACGGACAAGCAGGCGATGGAGCAGCGCCAGCTCGACCTCCTCCGCGGCAATGTCGACCTCGTCGTGCTCGCCCGGTACATGCAGATCCTCAGCGACGACTTCATCACGCGGCTCGAGGCTCCGGTCATCAACATCCACCACTCGTTCCTGCCCGCGTTCATCGGCGCGAACCCGTACGCGCGGGCGAAGGAGCGCGGCGTGAAGCTGATCGGCGCGACGGCGCACTACGCCACCGCAGACCTCGACGAGGGCCCGATCATCGAACAGGACGTCACGCGGGTCACGCACTCCGAGTCCGCGGCCGAGCTGCAGAGCCGGGGCGCCGACGTGGAGCGCCTGGTCCTCGCCCGGGCCGTGCAGTGGCATGCCGAGGACCGTGTGATCGTGCACGGCCGCTCGACCGTCATCCTGTAG
- a CDS encoding ATP-dependent DNA ligase translates to MGKFIYEGSVKTEIEDRALTHLQLVITAKLRRGEPFPFSWREDASVGGGRTTVWIQPGSSLVFKYFGSRQPAVNRAWIEALAFTANAPSGLYLVPEPVEGAEPPGQGDHPGAG, encoded by the coding sequence ATGGGCAAGTTCATCTACGAAGGCAGCGTCAAGACCGAGATCGAGGATCGGGCGCTCACGCATCTGCAGCTCGTCATCACGGCGAAGCTCCGTCGCGGCGAGCCGTTCCCGTTCAGCTGGCGCGAGGACGCCAGCGTCGGCGGCGGCCGGACCACCGTGTGGATCCAGCCCGGCAGCTCCCTCGTCTTCAAGTACTTCGGCAGCCGCCAGCCGGCCGTCAACCGTGCATGGATCGAAGCACTCGCCTTCACCGCCAACGCCCCCAGCGGTCTGTACCTCGTGCCGGAGCCCGTGGAAGGCGCGGAGCCTCCCGGGCAGGGAGACCACCCCGGCGCCGGCTGA
- a CDS encoding DUF6766 family protein, giving the protein MRARIRDHALSLFFLALFALALGGQAIAGYLRNNDELLDHGQPAIGFGDFLWSSDFAVDVAENWQSEFLQFFLFIAATIWFVQKGSPESKKPGDEGPGSDADQLVGAHARPDSPRWARAGGWRAAVFGNSLLIVMGAVFVLSWFAQSLAGTVVMNEENAMHGAAAITWLDYVTSSDFWDRTLQNWQSEFLAVGTMVAFAIYLRQRGSAESKPVGTPHHQSALESD; this is encoded by the coding sequence ATGCGCGCCCGGATCAGGGATCACGCCCTCAGCCTCTTCTTCCTCGCCCTGTTCGCGCTCGCGCTGGGGGGACAGGCGATCGCCGGGTACCTGCGGAACAACGACGAGCTCCTCGACCACGGGCAGCCGGCGATCGGGTTCGGCGACTTCCTCTGGTCGTCGGACTTCGCCGTCGACGTCGCCGAGAACTGGCAGTCGGAGTTCCTGCAGTTCTTCCTCTTCATCGCCGCCACCATCTGGTTCGTCCAGAAGGGGTCGCCGGAGTCGAAGAAGCCCGGCGACGAGGGGCCGGGCAGTGATGCGGATCAACTCGTCGGCGCGCACGCCCGCCCGGATTCGCCGCGGTGGGCCCGGGCGGGCGGGTGGCGCGCCGCCGTGTTCGGCAACTCCCTGCTGATCGTGATGGGGGCGGTGTTCGTGCTGTCCTGGTTCGCGCAGTCGCTCGCCGGGACGGTCGTGATGAACGAGGAGAACGCGATGCACGGGGCCGCCGCGATCACCTGGCTGGACTACGTGACCAGTTCGGACTTCTGGGACCGCACCCTGCAGAACTGGCAGTCCGAGTTCCTCGCTGTCGGGACGATGGTCGCGTTCGCGATCTACCTCCGCCAGCGGGGCTCAGCGGAGTCGAAGCCCGTCGGCACCCCGCACCATCAGTCGGCGCTGGAGTCCGACTGA
- a CDS encoding DUF6412 domain-containing protein: MSEWFGQMLGFVAAAIGLVTMPDAAALGLAIALLAVTVLTLAVVLSVRHQASADAPHPLRAIDVGTLLPQSDPDAAGHPRPRAPGAATAA; encoded by the coding sequence ATGAGCGAGTGGTTCGGGCAGATGCTCGGCTTCGTCGCGGCCGCGATCGGCCTCGTGACGATGCCGGATGCCGCCGCGCTCGGCCTCGCCATCGCGCTGCTCGCCGTCACCGTCCTCACGCTGGCCGTCGTGCTGAGCGTGCGCCACCAGGCCTCTGCCGACGCCCCGCACCCGTTGCGGGCGATCGATGTCGGAACGCTCCTCCCGCAGAGCGATCCGGATGCCGCCGGACACCCTCGTCCGCGAGCGCCGGGAGCAGCGACCGCCGCGTAG
- a CDS encoding type II toxin-antitoxin system Phd/YefM family antitoxin, with the protein MSTQNVLEARNNLSRLIAESQAGEDVVITKRGTPVARLVPIGPVDAVRSGRLLVEWIDEHPLPPRLARTAEELDARIDENRDAWE; encoded by the coding sequence ATGTCCACGCAGAACGTCCTGGAGGCGCGCAACAACCTCTCGCGCCTGATCGCCGAGTCCCAGGCGGGGGAGGACGTCGTCATCACGAAGCGCGGGACTCCGGTCGCCCGCCTGGTCCCCATCGGGCCCGTCGACGCGGTGCGGAGCGGGCGCCTCCTCGTCGAGTGGATCGACGAGCATCCGCTTCCGCCCCGGCTCGCTCGGACCGCCGAGGAGCTGGATGCCCGGATCGACGAGAACCGGGACGCCTGGGAATGA
- a CDS encoding SDR family oxidoreductase has protein sequence MTDTTRDGGLTDPRHAHHEDGFPAQSQEQPGLTEKTTPEPDHGEQSYVGHGRLEGRRALITGGDSGIGRAVAIAFAREGADVAIVHMPEEQADAEETLALVREAGRTGVSIPGDVRDEAFATDAVHRARNELGGLDVLMLNAAYQHDIDGFENLDTEKMRRVFDTNLAGLVFSARAAFPDLEPGSSIIVTSSVQSAQPSPNLIDYAMTKAAQVAFVKALAEEAGPRGVRVNAVAPGPIWTPLIPATGWGPERLETFGQDTPLGRAGQPAELAGAYVYLASAESSYVSGAVLAVTGGKPL, from the coding sequence ATGACCGACACCACCCGCGACGGCGGCCTCACCGACCCGCGACACGCCCATCACGAGGACGGGTTCCCCGCGCAGAGCCAGGAACAGCCCGGGCTCACCGAGAAGACGACACCGGAACCCGACCACGGCGAGCAGTCCTACGTGGGTCATGGACGCCTCGAGGGCCGACGCGCCCTCATCACCGGCGGTGACTCCGGCATCGGCCGGGCCGTGGCGATCGCGTTCGCCCGGGAAGGCGCCGACGTCGCCATCGTGCACATGCCCGAGGAGCAGGCCGATGCCGAGGAGACGCTCGCACTCGTCCGTGAGGCCGGCCGCACCGGAGTGAGCATCCCCGGCGATGTCCGCGACGAGGCGTTCGCGACCGACGCCGTGCACCGGGCGCGGAACGAGCTGGGCGGACTCGACGTCCTCATGCTCAACGCCGCGTACCAGCACGACATCGACGGCTTCGAGAACCTCGACACCGAGAAGATGCGGCGCGTGTTCGACACGAACCTCGCCGGCCTCGTGTTCTCCGCACGCGCCGCCTTCCCCGACCTCGAGCCCGGCTCGAGCATCATCGTCACCTCCTCGGTGCAGTCGGCGCAGCCGTCGCCCAACCTCATCGACTACGCCATGACGAAGGCCGCGCAGGTCGCGTTCGTGAAGGCGCTCGCCGAGGAGGCCGGTCCGCGCGGTGTGCGCGTCAACGCCGTCGCCCCCGGTCCGATCTGGACGCCGCTGATCCCGGCCACCGGATGGGGGCCGGAGCGGTTGGAGACCTTCGGGCAGGACACCCCGCTCGGACGCGCGGGACAGCCCGCAGAACTCGCCGGAGCCTACGTCTACCTCGCCTCGGCGGAGTCGTCGTACGTGTCCGGTGCAGTCCTCGCGGTCACGGGCGGCAAGCCGCTCTGA
- a CDS encoding membrane protein insertase YidC: MDIFAFPPLAALLDAAYAALNGLSTLLEPLAGASAAALAVILVTLLVRALLIPVGISQARAEQTSARLAPQLRALQQRLRKNPERLQQEMMALYRAENTSPFAGMLPVLAQAPVVGLLYTLFLRPEIAGHPNELLTHDLFGAPLGTSLVSALFGGTATPATFAVFGVLLAVMVAVAEVSRRVFRPVPVEGDDSPLSSPGVLRMMSALHYLTAVFAAFVPLAAALYLTVTVVWTLVQRVILRRRFPLPQPATTRV, translated from the coding sequence GTGGACATCTTCGCCTTCCCTCCCCTCGCCGCGCTCCTGGACGCCGCCTACGCCGCCCTGAACGGCCTCTCCACCCTTCTCGAGCCCCTCGCCGGCGCCTCCGCCGCCGCCCTCGCCGTGATCCTCGTGACCCTTCTCGTGCGCGCCCTCCTCATCCCCGTCGGCATCTCGCAGGCAAGAGCCGAGCAGACCAGCGCCCGCCTCGCTCCGCAGCTGCGCGCACTGCAGCAGCGCCTCCGGAAGAACCCGGAGCGCCTGCAGCAGGAGATGATGGCCCTCTACCGGGCCGAGAACACCTCGCCCTTCGCCGGGATGCTGCCCGTGCTCGCCCAGGCGCCGGTCGTCGGGCTGCTTTACACCCTTTTCCTGCGACCGGAGATCGCCGGGCATCCGAACGAACTGCTCACCCACGACCTCTTCGGCGCCCCGCTCGGCACGAGTCTCGTGTCGGCCCTGTTCGGCGGTACCGCGACCCCGGCGACGTTCGCGGTCTTCGGAGTGCTGCTGGCCGTCATGGTGGCCGTGGCGGAGGTCTCCCGGCGGGTGTTCCGCCCGGTGCCCGTCGAGGGGGACGACTCTCCCCTCAGCTCCCCCGGCGTGCTCCGGATGATGTCGGCGCTGCACTACCTCACCGCGGTGTTCGCGGCCTTCGTCCCGCTGGCCGCCGCGCTGTACCTCACGGTGACGGTGGTGTGGACCCTCGTGCAACGGGTGATCCTGCGGCGCCGGTTCCCGCTGCCGCAGCCCGCCACCACCCGCGTGTGA
- a CDS encoding DMT family transporter: protein MQRPATSGPLVGVALVIGSCLSLPFGAAVAAQLFPVLGPWGVTSLRVAIAALLLIVIVRPRPRGWTRAQWLAAVLFGVSLAAMNGFFYAAIDRIPLGPAVAIEFLGPLVLAAVLTRRLADAVWVGVALLGMALLGVDGLAGAEALDPLGVLFILIAAGFWAMYIRMSARVGALIPGSSGLAMGLVVAAVLLIPVGVPAAATVAADPQLLLLAAVTAVLSSVIPYSFELAALRRLPQRVFGVLLSLEPAFATLAGWLILGQDATPLRVLAVALVIAASVGTTLGVRRDRRNDGPAGPFTAPIPLPD, encoded by the coding sequence GTGCAGAGACCAGCGACATCCGGCCCCCTCGTGGGCGTCGCGCTCGTCATCGGATCGTGCCTCTCGCTGCCGTTCGGCGCCGCTGTGGCCGCGCAGCTCTTCCCGGTGCTCGGGCCGTGGGGAGTGACGTCGCTCCGGGTGGCGATCGCGGCCCTGCTGCTGATCGTCATCGTACGGCCGCGGCCGCGCGGGTGGACCAGGGCGCAATGGCTCGCCGCCGTGCTCTTCGGGGTCTCGCTGGCCGCGATGAACGGGTTCTTCTACGCCGCTATCGACCGCATCCCGCTCGGCCCCGCCGTCGCGATCGAGTTCCTCGGCCCGCTCGTGCTCGCCGCCGTGCTGACCCGCCGTCTCGCCGACGCCGTCTGGGTGGGAGTGGCCCTTCTCGGCATGGCGCTGCTGGGGGTGGACGGCCTCGCCGGCGCCGAGGCCCTGGATCCGCTCGGGGTCCTGTTCATCCTCATCGCGGCCGGATTCTGGGCCATGTACATCCGGATGAGCGCCCGTGTCGGCGCCCTCATCCCCGGCAGCAGCGGCCTGGCGATGGGGCTCGTCGTCGCAGCGGTGCTCCTCATCCCGGTGGGCGTGCCGGCGGCGGCGACCGTGGCGGCCGATCCGCAGCTCCTCCTGCTCGCCGCGGTCACCGCCGTGCTGTCGTCCGTGATCCCGTACAGCTTCGAGCTCGCGGCGCTCCGCCGCCTCCCACAGCGGGTGTTCGGGGTGCTGCTGAGCCTCGAACCGGCGTTCGCGACCCTCGCGGGGTGGCTCATCCTCGGACAGGACGCCACCCCGCTGCGGGTGCTCGCCGTGGCGCTCGTGATCGCGGCGAGCGTGGGGACGACCCTCGGCGTGCGCCGGGACCGCCGGAATGACGGGCCCGCCGGACCGTTCACCGCCCCGATCCCGCTTCCCGACTGA
- a CDS encoding LysR substrate-binding domain-containing protein, which yields MAHQGRRPAKGSGKGSPARRGRTTGGGSRQAAAAPRRTPRAEKVVFDAPAPAPEEPRTFRLGAVPGATPGKWIDTWKRRLPHVSLELVPVEVAAQRDALDDLDAALVRLPLTDDALHVIALYDEVPVVVASTDSHLLAADELTAADLDGEVVLPLSDDVLGPLDLPGTAPARVGPLSTADAIATAATGVGVVIVPMSLARLHHRKDVDHRILADGPVSTVALAWPRARTTPDVETFVGIVRGRTANSSR from the coding sequence ATGGCACACCAGGGACGACGACCCGCGAAGGGCTCCGGCAAGGGCTCCCCCGCCCGCCGGGGCCGCACCACGGGCGGCGGCTCTCGCCAGGCGGCCGCGGCACCCCGCCGCACGCCCCGCGCCGAGAAGGTGGTGTTCGACGCCCCGGCCCCTGCGCCGGAGGAGCCGCGCACCTTCCGCCTCGGCGCCGTACCCGGGGCGACGCCCGGAAAGTGGATCGACACCTGGAAGCGGCGTCTGCCCCACGTGAGCCTCGAGCTCGTCCCCGTCGAGGTCGCCGCCCAGCGCGACGCCCTGGACGATCTCGACGCCGCCCTCGTGCGGCTGCCGCTCACCGACGACGCCCTGCACGTGATCGCGCTCTACGACGAGGTCCCGGTGGTGGTCGCGTCGACCGACTCCCACCTCCTCGCCGCCGATGAGCTGACGGCGGCCGACCTCGACGGCGAAGTGGTACTCCCGCTCTCCGACGATGTGCTCGGACCGCTGGACCTTCCGGGCACCGCCCCTGCCCGCGTCGGACCGCTGTCCACGGCCGACGCGATCGCCACCGCGGCGACCGGGGTGGGCGTAGTCATCGTGCCCATGTCGCTCGCCCGTCTGCACCACCGGAAGGACGTGGATCACCGCATCCTGGCCGACGGTCCGGTCTCGACGGTCGCCCTCGCCTGGCCCCGTGCCCGCACGACGCCGGATGTGGAGACGTTCGTCGGGATCGTCCGTGGCCGCACCGCGAACTCGTCCCGCTGA
- a CDS encoding FHA domain-containing protein, with amino-acid sequence MNLPIGVMLLGRMVFSPADTAGIGLWVEGMPSGGARGKSASEGDAGAEVKALRAIRVRASLETSTPEEGTAMTERHIDDRPDEGYTPGTTHAERGAGNPRLRVRRDDERTEFALDMEEVRIGSAAGNELRLADTEPVHATVVHDDRDEYVVTLHADGEMNSNPDADATHPGERTETLRTGSRFTVGPWELVFAREEFADHGRPFGGRQGGEYSDQPLQEPRPGYDGDDERLSQADVNDERSQSDSSAD; translated from the coding sequence ATGAACTTGCCCATCGGGGTGATGCTCCTCGGTCGGATGGTCTTCAGCCCGGCGGACACCGCCGGGATCGGCCTATGGGTAGAGGGTATGCCCTCCGGCGGGGCGCGCGGCAAATCCGCGTCGGAGGGCGACGCGGGCGCCGAAGTCAAGGCCCTGCGCGCGATCCGCGTGCGGGCTAGCCTCGAGACATCGACACCCGAGGAGGGCACCGCCATGACCGAACGCCACATCGACGACCGTCCCGACGAGGGCTACACGCCCGGAACGACCCACGCCGAGCGGGGTGCGGGCAACCCCCGGCTGCGGGTGCGCCGTGACGATGAGCGCACCGAGTTCGCCCTCGACATGGAGGAGGTCCGGATCGGCTCGGCGGCGGGCAACGAACTCCGCCTCGCGGACACCGAGCCCGTGCACGCCACGGTGGTGCACGACGATCGCGACGAGTACGTCGTGACCCTGCACGCGGACGGCGAGATGAACTCCAACCCGGACGCCGACGCGACCCACCCCGGCGAGCGCACCGAGACCCTGCGGACGGGGTCGCGTTTCACGGTCGGACCGTGGGAACTGGTGTTCGCCCGCGAGGAGTTCGCCGACCACGGGCGCCCCTTCGGCGGACGCCAGGGCGGCGAGTACTCCGACCAGCCGCTGCAGGAGCCGCGTCCGGGCTACGACGGCGACGACGAGCGGCTGTCGCAGGCCGACGTCAACGACGAGCGCTCTCAGTCGGACTCCAGCGCCGACTGA
- a CDS encoding glutaminase, with protein sequence MTTASALLTRAVQELAGAPQEGLGEEKDSRWRGRRIVRVGEAWHLGVLLLTDTHALATAEVLRAADPGRRGYTAESARARAERRALALRGGFGEGDVVHVGWSVIDVDAVDAGGTSGPLALVDGVPSVRWSQAGGFMPLEAYLRERIPLLRGDAPS encoded by the coding sequence GTGACCACCGCTTCCGCGTTGCTGACGCGCGCCGTGCAGGAGCTCGCCGGCGCTCCCCAGGAGGGGCTCGGCGAGGAGAAGGACTCGCGCTGGCGCGGGCGTCGGATCGTCCGTGTCGGCGAGGCCTGGCACCTGGGCGTGCTCCTGCTCACGGACACACATGCGCTGGCGACGGCGGAGGTGCTGCGTGCCGCCGACCCCGGACGGCGGGGATACACCGCCGAGTCGGCGCGGGCACGGGCCGAGCGTCGCGCGCTGGCCCTCCGCGGCGGCTTCGGAGAGGGCGATGTCGTGCACGTCGGCTGGAGTGTGATCGACGTCGACGCGGTCGACGCCGGCGGTACCTCCGGTCCTCTCGCGCTCGTCGACGGCGTGCCGTCCGTGCGCTGGAGTCAGGCGGGCGGGTTCATGCCGCTGGAGGCCTACCTGCGCGAGCGCATCCCGCTGCTCCGCGGCGACGCGCCGTCCTGA
- a CDS encoding GMP synthase, whose translation MASLLYVCVRPETGAADAEHASFRRALGVDVVDRLDLLHEPLTAAHLDRYRGVVIGGSPFNVTDVEKTPVQRRVEADLETLARAAAEQRIAAFFTCFSIGVLTRLLGGEVVTTMPEPASATVIDTTPDGAVDPVFGPSGPALTVFTAHKESAAATPPGAVLLATNATCPVQAYRVGTHLYAAQFHPEPTPRDFADRMTFYRTTGYFDPDRFDAVQQQVLAASVTEGAALLRRFAELFG comes from the coding sequence ATGGCCTCGCTTCTCTACGTCTGCGTGCGACCCGAGACCGGGGCGGCGGATGCCGAGCACGCCTCGTTCCGGCGGGCGCTCGGAGTCGACGTGGTCGATCGTCTCGACCTGCTCCACGAGCCGCTGACCGCGGCCCACCTGGATCGATACCGCGGGGTCGTCATCGGCGGCTCCCCGTTCAACGTCACGGATGTCGAGAAGACCCCGGTGCAGCGACGCGTGGAAGCCGACCTGGAGACGCTCGCCCGCGCGGCCGCGGAGCAGCGGATCGCCGCGTTCTTCACCTGCTTCAGCATCGGGGTGCTCACCCGGCTCCTCGGCGGCGAGGTCGTGACGACCATGCCGGAGCCGGCGAGCGCGACGGTCATCGATACGACGCCCGACGGCGCGGTCGATCCCGTGTTCGGCCCCTCCGGCCCCGCGCTCACGGTGTTCACCGCGCACAAGGAGAGTGCCGCGGCGACCCCGCCCGGGGCCGTCCTGCTCGCCACCAACGCGACGTGCCCCGTGCAGGCCTACCGCGTGGGCACCCACCTGTACGCCGCCCAGTTCCACCCCGAGCCGACGCCGCGCGACTTCGCCGACCGCATGACGTTCTACCGCACCACGGGCTACTTCGATCCCGACCGGTTCGACGCGGTGCAGCAGCAGGTGCTCGCGGCCTCCGTCACCGAGGGCGCCGCCCTGCTCCGCCGCTTCGCCGAGCTCTTCGGCTGA
- a CDS encoding nitronate monooxygenase family protein, giving the protein MATELLGVEQPIVLGPFGGNSSVALTAAVSQAGGLGSYGLYGYDGDRIRAVGAELRRATDRPFALNIWLPLGDEVAPNPQHAVFAQALEPFYEAVGVPVPARPERYVPEFDEQLDAIWEVAPAVLSVVFGVPSAALVAEARDRGIRVVGTATTVAEAVALAEAGVDAVVASGAEAAGHRVSFLRPAAESLVGTIALVPQVVDAVDVPVIAAGGIADRRGVAAAFALGASGVQVGTAFLATAESAATAAHRDAIRTTAADETVLTRAMSGRLARGARNRAVRAIEASGTIAPFPMQNWLTGRFRTPAGEQNLGELQSLWMGQAAPLARGTTAVDVFAELAAGVPGR; this is encoded by the coding sequence ATGGCGACAGAACTTCTGGGAGTCGAGCAGCCGATCGTGCTGGGGCCGTTCGGAGGCAACTCATCCGTGGCGCTGACGGCGGCGGTGAGTCAAGCCGGCGGACTCGGATCGTACGGGCTGTACGGCTACGACGGCGACCGGATCCGCGCTGTCGGGGCCGAGCTGCGCCGCGCCACCGACCGGCCCTTCGCCCTGAACATCTGGCTGCCGCTGGGGGACGAGGTCGCGCCGAACCCGCAGCACGCGGTGTTCGCGCAGGCGCTGGAGCCGTTCTACGAGGCCGTCGGGGTTCCGGTGCCGGCCCGGCCCGAGCGCTACGTCCCCGAGTTCGACGAACAGCTCGACGCGATCTGGGAGGTCGCCCCGGCGGTGCTGAGCGTCGTGTTCGGGGTGCCGTCCGCCGCTCTCGTCGCCGAAGCGCGCGACCGCGGCATCCGGGTCGTCGGCACCGCCACCACCGTCGCCGAGGCGGTCGCGCTCGCCGAGGCCGGAGTCGATGCGGTCGTCGCCTCGGGAGCCGAGGCGGCCGGGCACCGCGTGTCGTTCCTGCGCCCCGCAGCGGAGTCGCTCGTCGGCACGATCGCGCTCGTGCCGCAGGTCGTGGACGCGGTCGACGTGCCGGTCATCGCCGCCGGCGGGATCGCGGACCGCCGCGGCGTCGCTGCGGCCTTCGCCCTCGGGGCCTCCGGCGTGCAGGTGGGCACGGCGTTCCTCGCGACGGCCGAGTCGGCCGCGACGGCAGCGCACCGCGATGCCATCCGGACCACTGCCGCCGACGAGACCGTGCTGACCAGGGCGATGAGCGGACGCCTCGCCCGGGGAGCACGCAACCGCGCCGTGCGGGCGATCGAGGCGAGCGGCACGATCGCCCCGTTCCCCATGCAGAACTGGCTCACCGGACGCTTCCGCACGCCCGCCGGGGAGCAGAACCTCGGCGAGCTGCAGTCGCTCTGGATGGGGCAGGCGGCTCCTCTCGCCCGCGGGACGACCGCCGTCGATGTCTTCGCGGAGCTCGCGGCTGGTGTCCCCGGCCGGTGA